The proteins below come from a single Pedobacter aquae genomic window:
- a CDS encoding oligosaccharide flippase family protein — MHKKLAGWVIILILVNVSIKLVWIFGVERGVQLAAGFEAYGLYYSLFNFSFVLSIVTDPGINNYLLRSVAQKVAAKENVKLFSLKLILSAIYIIITFLSALSSGYDSSYFVLLFWLSLYHVLWSFLNFLRSYLKGAELYKAETVFSVLDKLLLILLFIPLLVYEIALSSNLLFFALSQVIAVAMSIVCCALVLHKNRIHVIHLSKLKPDFSILKSLMPFTLFTFLVLAYNKIDSIMLEKMLPNGQLEAGIYAAAYRLLDASNIIYVLFASLFFPTVSRFIAEGKNIQGVVKESFELLMVLAIIISLSCWFFKVEMMHLLYGDKSSNHLADVFGLLMFNSPFIVLYYIFSSILTAANKLKALNIISGMGLLINIVLNCYLIPQYLAYGAALSTLIALVVAGLSYQVFYHIYFEAHFPLRIILKLFGFVAILVLGGYLLKYSNIHWLLSLFIFISGSIITSFIIKLLSLEKIKDMLKMV, encoded by the coding sequence ATGCATAAAAAGTTAGCTGGCTGGGTAATTATATTAATTCTTGTAAATGTTTCCATAAAATTAGTCTGGATTTTTGGAGTAGAACGTGGTGTACAATTAGCTGCCGGTTTTGAAGCTTATGGCTTGTATTATAGTCTTTTTAATTTCAGTTTTGTTTTAAGCATTGTTACAGATCCTGGCATTAATAACTACCTGTTACGCTCTGTAGCACAAAAAGTTGCCGCAAAAGAAAACGTAAAACTTTTTAGCTTAAAGCTGATACTATCTGCCATTTACATCATCATTACCTTTTTAAGTGCCCTATCTAGCGGTTATGATAGCAGTTATTTTGTGCTTTTATTTTGGCTGAGTTTGTACCATGTACTATGGTCTTTCTTAAACTTTTTAAGGTCTTATTTAAAAGGTGCCGAGCTGTACAAGGCAGAAACCGTTTTTTCTGTTTTAGATAAGCTCTTGCTGATTTTATTATTTATCCCACTTTTGGTTTATGAAATAGCTTTAAGTAGCAATCTCTTATTCTTTGCCCTGAGCCAAGTAATTGCAGTAGCCATGAGTATTGTTTGTTGCGCTTTAGTTTTACATAAAAACCGAATTCATGTTATTCATTTAAGCAAATTAAAACCAGATTTCAGTATCCTAAAAAGCTTAATGCCTTTTACACTTTTTACCTTTTTAGTGCTAGCCTACAATAAAATTGATAGCATCATGCTAGAAAAAATGCTCCCAAACGGACAATTAGAAGCCGGTATTTATGCTGCGGCTTACCGCTTGTTAGATGCCTCAAATATCATTTATGTCTTGTTTGCATCTTTGTTTTTTCCTACCGTAAGTAGATTTATTGCCGAGGGGAAAAATATCCAAGGTGTAGTAAAAGAGAGTTTTGAATTGTTGATGGTTTTGGCCATCATCATTTCTTTAAGTTGCTGGTTTTTTAAAGTAGAAATGATGCATCTTTTATATGGAGATAAAAGTAGTAACCATTTGGCCGATGTTTTTGGTTTGCTAATGTTTAACAGCCCATTTATTGTGCTTTATTATATTTTCAGCAGCATTTTAACAGCCGCCAATAAATTAAAAGCATTAAATATAATTTCCGGAATGGGTTTACTCATCAATATCGTGTTAAACTGCTACCTCATACCGCAATATTTAGCTTATGGCGCAGCTTTAAGCACTTTAATAGCTTTAGTGGTTGCGGGTTTATCTTATCAGGTTTTTTACCATATTTATTTTGAAGCTCATTTTCCGCTTCGCATCATTTTAAAATTATTTGGCTTTGTAGCAATATTAGTTTTAGGTGGCTACCTTCTAAAATATAGTAACATACATTGGTTACTCTCCTTATTCATCTTTATAAGCGGCAGTATCATCACCAGCTTTATCATTAAACTTTTATCCCTAGAAAAAATTAAGGATATGTTAAAAATGGTATAA